The Coregonus clupeaformis isolate EN_2021a unplaced genomic scaffold, ASM2061545v1 scaf2036, whole genome shotgun sequence genomic sequence tctctctctcctgtctgtagcattacaacatggtgatgaccctccctccctcctctctctcctgtctgtagcattacaacatggtgatgaccctccctcctctctctcctgtctgtagcattacaacatggtgatgaccctccctcctctctctcctgtctgtagcattacaacatggtgatgaccctcccttctctctctcctgtctgtagcattacaacatggtgatgactcctccctctctctctctctcctgtctgtagcattacaacatggtgatgaccctccctcctctctctctctcctgtctgtagcattacaacatggtgatgaccctccctcctctctctctctcctgtctgtagcattacaacatggtgatgaccctccctcctctctctctctctcctgtctgtagcattacaacatggtgatgaccctccctcctctctctcctgtctgtagcattacaacatggtgatgaccctccctcctctctctcctgtctgtagcattacaacatggtgatgaccctctctcctgtctgtagcattacaacatggtgatgaccctccctcctctctctctctcctgtctgtagcattacaacatggtgatgaccctccctcctctctctcctgtctgtagcattacaacatggtgatgaccctccctcctctctctctctcctgtctgtagcattacaacatggtgatgaccctccctctctctctctcctgtctgtagcattacaacacggtgatgaccctccctcctctctcctgtctgtagcattacaacatggtgatgaccctccctcctctctctctctcctgtctgtagcattacaacatggtggtgaccctccctcctctctctctctcctgtctgtagcattacaacatggtgatgaccctccctcctctctctctctcctgtctgtagcattacaacatggtgatggccctcccctcctctctctctctcctgtctgtagcattacaacatggtggtgaccctccctcctctctctctctcctgtctgtagcattacaacatggtgatgaccctccctcccctctctcctgtctgtagcattacaacatggtgatgaccctccctcctctctctctctcctgtctgtagcattacaacatggtgatgaccccctcctcctctctctctctcctgtctgtagcattacaacatggtgatgaccctccctcctctctctcctgtctgtagcattacaacatggtgatgaccctccctcctctctctctctcctgtctgtagcattacaacatggtgatgaccctccctcctctctctcctgtctgtagcattacaacatggtgatgaccctccctcctctctctcctgtctgtagcattacaacatggtgatgaccctccctcctctctctctctcctgtctgtagcattacaacatggtgatgaccttccctcctctctctcctgtctgtagcattacaacatggtgatgaccctccctcctctctctctctcctgtctgtagcattacaacatggtgatgaccctccctcctctctcctgtctgtagcattacaacatggtggtgaccctccctcctctctctctctcctgtctgtagcattacaacatggtgatgaccctccctcctctctctcctgtctgtagcattacaacatggtggtgaccctccctcctctctctctctcctgtctgtagcattacaacatggtgatgaccctccctcctctctctctctcctgtctgtagcattacaacatggtgatgaccctccctcctctctctctctcctgtctgtagcattacaacatggtgatgaccctccctcctctctctcctgtctgtagcattacaacatggtgatggccctccctcctctctctctctcctgtctgtagcattacaacatggtggtgaccctccctcctctctctctctcctgtctgtagcattacaacatggtggtgaccctccctcctctctctctctcctgtctgtagcattacaacatggtgatgaccctccctcctctctctctctcctgtctgtagcattacaacatggtgatgaccctcctcctctctctcctgtctgtagcattacaacatggtgatgaccctccctcctctctctcctgtctgtagcattacaacatggtgatgaccttcctctctctctctcctgtctgtagcattacaacatggtggtgaccctccctcctctctctctctctcctgtctgtagcattacaacatggtggtgaccctccctcctctctctctctctcctgtctgtagcattacaacatggtggtgaccctccctcctctctctctctcctgtctgtagcattacaacatggtgatgaccctccctcctctctctcctgtctgtagcattacaacatggtgatgaccctccctcctctctcctgtctgtagcattacaacatggtgatgaccctccctcctctctctctctcctgtctgtagcattacaacatggtgatgaccctcccctcctctctctctctcctgtctgtagcattacaacatggtgatgaccctccctcctctctctctctcctgtctgtagcattacaacatggtgatgaccctccctcctctctctctctcctgtctgtagcattacaacatggtgatgacccccctcctctctctctctcctgtctgtagcattacaacatggtgatgaccctccctcctctctctcctgtctgtagcattacaacatggtggtgaccctccctcctctctctcctgtctgtagcattacaacatggtgatgaccctccctcctctctcctgtctgtagcattacaacatggtgatgaccctccctcctctctctctctcctgtctgtagcattacaacatggtgatggcTGCAGCAGCGGCGGCCTCGGCCTCAGACGACCACGACCTGCTCCTCAACCGCTTCCTGCCCTATAGCTCCTCCCAGATGTTCCTGGACCAACCAGGGACCCCCGGGGGCGGGAGCAGCGCCCTGGCAGCAGCCAATGGGGGCAGCAACAGCGGCAGCAGCTCCAGTCTTGTTTCATCTAATAGtttaagagagagggatggagacagggataGCCACTCGAGCAG encodes the following:
- the LOC123488193 gene encoding E3 SUMO-protein ligase PIAS1-like, with product MPPVETSYIPPPPPLIQDYSHYYHTPSDLDLNFFSFLQGDNHQHYNMVMAAAAAASASDDHDLLLNRFLPYSSSQMFLDQPGTPGGGSSALAAANGGSNSGSSSSLVSSNSLRERDGDRDSHSSRSDAAVIYGSIPDVISLD